A stretch of the Notamacropus eugenii isolate mMacEug1 chromosome 2, mMacEug1.pri_v2, whole genome shotgun sequence genome encodes the following:
- the AANAT gene encoding serotonin N-acetyltransferase, which produces MEAAVPTGAPGADRMLALNALAKPRILSPVWGLSESPSRQRRHTLPASEFRCLSPEDAIGVFEIEREAFISVSGNCPLYMDEIRHFLTLCPEMSLGWFEEGRLVAFIIGSLWDQERLTQESLTLHRPGGHTAHIHVLAVHHTFRQQGKGSILLWRYMQHLCYQSSIRRAVLMCEDFLVPFYQKCGFQMVGPCAVSVGTLSFTELQCPVRGHAFLRRNSGC; this is translated from the exons ATGGAGGCAGCAGTTCCAACTGGAGCCCCTGGGGCAGACAGGATGCTTGCACTAAATGCCCTGGCCAAGCCCAGAATCTTGAGCCCAGTCTGGGGACTTTCAGAATCCCCAAGCCGCCAACGCCGTCACACACTCCCGGCCAGCGAGTTTCGATGTCTGTCACCAGAAGATGCCATCGGTGTGTTTGAAATTGAGCGAGAAG ctttcatctctgtctctggcAACTGTCCCCTGTACATGGATGAGATCCGGCACTTCCTGACCCTGTGCCCAGAGATGTCCCTGGGCTGGTTTGAGGAAGGTCGGCTTGTAGCCTTCATCATTGGCTCCCTCTGGGACCAGGAGAGACTGACTCAG GAGTCTTTGACATTACACCGGCCTGGGGGCCACACTGCCCACATTCATGTGCTCGCAGTACACCACACCTTCCGCCAACAAGGCAAAGGTTCCATCTTGTTGTGGCGCTACATGCAACACCTATGCTACCAGTCTTCCATTCGCCGGGCTGTGCTTATGTGTGAAGACTTCCTGGTGCCCTTCTATCAGAAATGTGGCTTCCAGATGGTGGGTCCATGTGCGGTCAGTGTGGGTACTCTATCCTTCACTGAACTCCAGTGCCCAGTGCGAGGTCACGCCTTCCTTCGAAGGAACAGTGGTTGCTaa